One Candidatus Nitrososphaera evergladensis SR1 genomic window carries:
- the pyrH gene encoding UMP kinase has protein sequence MVVLDKSRRVVIKLSGKVFSGEDGSEIKRYASMLANLSSSAKVQPVVVAGGGRVARHYINIARGFGLDEASLDIMGIEVSRLNAKLLIAALGEKAYPAVPEDLEQVTEAAASGKIVVAGGLHPGQSTNATSALIAEKVGAARFVNATDVDGIYDSDPRKNKGARHYSEITTKQCRDLLSGESSMAGGYDLMDIVALKVIERSKIPTVVIKSEPEVIRDVVLKNKAAGTKIIVGA, from the coding sequence ATGGTAGTGTTAGATAAAAGCCGTCGTGTCGTCATCAAGCTGAGCGGCAAGGTGTTCAGCGGCGAGGACGGAAGCGAGATAAAGAGATACGCGTCCATGCTTGCAAACCTTTCTTCTTCTGCAAAGGTGCAGCCAGTGGTGGTGGCAGGAGGAGGCAGAGTCGCGCGCCACTACATCAACATCGCAAGGGGCTTTGGGCTTGACGAGGCAAGCCTTGACATCATGGGAATAGAAGTATCGAGGCTCAACGCAAAACTTCTCATCGCCGCGCTCGGCGAAAAGGCATATCCTGCAGTGCCGGAGGATCTTGAGCAGGTCACAGAAGCGGCTGCAAGCGGCAAAATAGTCGTTGCAGGCGGCCTGCATCCGGGGCAGAGCACGAACGCCACTTCCGCCCTTATTGCGGAAAAGGTGGGCGCGGCGCGCTTTGTCAACGCGACCGACGTTGACGGCATTTACGATTCCGACCCGCGCAAGAACAAGGGCGCAAGGCACTATTCCGAGATAACTACAAAACAGTGCCGCGACCTCCTTTCTGGCGAAAGCTCGATGGCAGGGGGCTACGACCTGATGGACATCGTCGCGCTAAAGGTAATCGAGCGGTCCAAGATACCGACCGTCGTGATAAAGTCAGAGCCAGAAGTGATTAGAGACGTCGTCCTCAAGAACAAGGCCGCCGGCACGAAAATAATAGTCGGCGCCTAG
- a CDS encoding HD domain-containing protein, with amino-acid sequence MDFAGEITDPIHRYIRFSQAEKDIIDSAAFQRLRRIRQLAGAHLVYPSAQHSRFEHSLGAMHIAGLACESLLGKGYIDNAEVVEELRLAALLHDIGHGPFSHLFEEVLETRCRTSHEEMGRLIITKSEIADALGKNGYSADHISRLSFGQSNVHFLNEIISGGLSADIMDYLPRDSYFTGAEYGKIDYHRLISSYEVASGRLAINRSALNSLESMLISRYEMFKAVYFHKTVRSAEVMLLHSMINADDALALTDTSLENYLSITDEATLERLCALDNGMAARLARDYRDRRLLKCVYEKLLHKRDRHKRMDRKALSALEVEIAQAAGVDRSHVFADASRASSMPLTPSKREMFSVLVTDKKGVREVPVSEIPLVDSIAGFFDMLRIYTTAESRQKVERSVKKVLGDQETMEMGAGRLHGSVR; translated from the coding sequence TTGGATTTTGCAGGCGAGATCACGGACCCGATACACCGCTACATCCGGTTTTCGCAGGCGGAAAAGGACATCATAGACAGCGCGGCGTTCCAGCGCCTCCGGCGCATACGCCAGCTTGCAGGCGCGCACCTCGTCTACCCCAGCGCGCAGCATTCGCGCTTTGAGCACTCGCTTGGCGCGATGCACATCGCCGGCCTTGCGTGCGAGAGCCTGCTTGGCAAGGGCTACATCGACAACGCCGAAGTAGTAGAGGAGCTGCGGCTTGCCGCGCTCTTGCACGACATCGGCCACGGACCGTTTTCGCACCTCTTTGAGGAAGTTCTGGAAACGAGGTGCAGAACAAGCCACGAGGAGATGGGCCGGCTCATAATAACAAAAAGCGAGATTGCAGACGCGCTTGGCAAAAACGGCTACAGCGCAGACCACATATCGCGGCTGTCGTTTGGCCAGTCAAACGTGCATTTCCTCAACGAGATAATCTCGGGCGGGCTTTCTGCCGACATCATGGACTATTTGCCCCGCGATTCGTATTTCACAGGCGCAGAGTACGGCAAGATAGACTATCACAGGCTGATAAGCTCGTACGAGGTCGCTTCTGGCAGGCTTGCCATCAACAGGTCGGCTCTCAATTCGCTTGAATCGATGCTGATATCGAGGTACGAGATGTTCAAGGCAGTCTATTTCCACAAGACGGTCCGGTCCGCGGAGGTGATGCTATTGCATTCCATGATAAACGCCGACGATGCGCTTGCCCTCACGGACACGTCGCTTGAAAACTATCTTTCCATCACTGACGAGGCGACGCTTGAGCGGCTATGCGCGCTGGACAATGGCATGGCCGCAAGGCTGGCCCGCGATTACCGCGACCGGCGCCTCCTAAAATGCGTGTATGAAAAGCTCTTGCACAAGCGCGACAGGCACAAGCGCATGGACAGAAAGGCACTGTCTGCACTTGAAGTCGAGATCGCCCAGGCTGCAGGCGTGGACAGGAGCCACGTGTTTGCCGACGCTTCGAGGGCGTCGTCGATGCCGCTCACGCCGAGCAAGAGGGAAATGTTCTCGGTGCTTGTCACCGACAAAAAGGGCGTGCGCGAGGTTCCAGTTTCAGAGATACCGCTTGTGGACTCGATCGCCGGATTTTTTGACATGCTGCGCATCTACACCACCGCGGAGAGCAGGCAGAAAGTCGAGCGATCTGTTAAAAAGGTGCTTGGAGATCAGGAGACAATGGAAATGGGAGCAGGGAGACTGCATGGTAGTGTTAGATAA
- the tmk gene encoding dTMP kinase produces the protein MAVAKGKIIVIEGTDKAGKTTQSRMLQEAIKALGKICVVIDFPDYTTPIGMEIRAFLDGKRDYPAEVKHLLFSANRWEKKKEIESMVENGTIIIMNRYWQSNLVYGISNGMDAGWLQKLDKGLPKEDMVLILLVNPSVSKNRAEVLDAFEGDARLAEAAYKNYQKLARQFKWKVLDGSKSKEQVHQEILKTVRKALKV, from the coding sequence GTGGCGGTGGCAAAGGGCAAGATAATTGTTATAGAGGGAACCGACAAGGCCGGCAAGACTACCCAGTCTCGCATGCTGCAGGAAGCCATCAAGGCGCTCGGCAAGATATGCGTGGTAATCGACTTTCCAGACTATACGACGCCAATAGGCATGGAAATCCGCGCATTTCTTGACGGAAAACGCGACTATCCCGCAGAGGTCAAGCACCTGCTCTTTTCTGCAAACAGGTGGGAGAAAAAGAAGGAGATAGAGAGCATGGTGGAAAACGGCACCATAATCATCATGAACCGCTACTGGCAGTCAAACCTGGTATACGGAATCTCTAACGGCATGGACGCAGGGTGGCTGCAAAAGCTGGACAAGGGCCTGCCAAAGGAAGACATGGTGCTCATCCTGCTTGTCAACCCGAGCGTGTCAAAGAATCGCGCGGAAGTGCTTGATGCGTTTGAGGGCGACGCCAGGCTTGCAGAGGCCGCGTACAAGAACTACCAAAAGCTTGCCCGGCAGTTCAAGTGGAAGGTGCTGGACGGCTCTAAAAGCAAGGAGCAGGTCCACCAGGAAATACTGAAAACAGTGAGAAAGGCACTGAAAGTTTAA
- a CDS encoding zinc finger domain-containing protein, whose product MYSGSYDMPKCNACGRDVHPGEISENFSCPKCKSARIWRCEGCKGKSKEYKCPACGHKGK is encoded by the coding sequence ATGTACTCCGGCTCGTACGACATGCCCAAGTGCAACGCTTGTGGCAGAGACGTCCACCCGGGCGAAATTTCAGAGAACTTTTCGTGTCCCAAGTGCAAAAGCGCGCGCATATGGCGCTGCGAGGGCTGCAAGGGCAAGTCCAAGGAATACAAGTGCCCCGCATGCGGCCACAAGGGCAAGTAA
- the hsp14 gene encoding archaeal heat shock protein Hsp14, which produces MGIGRYVVREVAKELDHRSREFYEFVMPAIDMVEEGSDLVVMIDLPGFAKQDIALRIQRNILSITAKRAAPEETGTVYQRHRPLRIEKSIVLPITVKEGEKVVGTATYTDGVVTLRIPVPSKETIPIT; this is translated from the coding sequence ATGGGTATAGGAAGGTATGTTGTGCGTGAGGTTGCAAAGGAGCTTGACCACCGGTCGAGGGAATTCTACGAATTTGTCATGCCGGCCATTGACATGGTAGAAGAGGGAAGCGATCTCGTGGTCATGATCGACCTGCCAGGCTTTGCCAAGCAGGACATTGCGCTAAGGATACAGCGCAATATCCTCTCAATAACCGCCAAGCGCGCAGCGCCAGAGGAAACCGGCACGGTCTACCAGAGGCACAGGCCGCTGCGGATTGAAAAGAGCATCGTGCTTCCGATCACGGTCAAAGAGGGCGAGAAGGTGGTGGGCACGGCGACGTACACAGACGGCGTGGTGACGCTCAGGATACCCGTGCCGTCCAAGGAAACGATCCCCATCACCTGA
- a CDS encoding ABC1 kinase family protein: MPQRRSSEMAGQGREIAAAPSSSSSSVQDVVPVYSRPSRLRVVRVILKLLPVALALRRDRREWVRKEGKGVDEAKYRRHAEKALSTFISLGPSYIKLGQWLSSRADILPQPYLEVLARLQDDVPPAPFSEIKPIIEGELGRIEDVFEEFDSIAKSGASLGQVYLAKHHGGQVIVKVGRPNIERIIADDVYVLQKILPLATRFIDPNLRFSAEGMLAQFIETIHEEMDYRIEAENLATIKRNLAGDSMVRIPDVFLDRTSRHVLTMEYVPGIKITDIAALDARGIDRAKLVINIHHLFFKMLLRHSVFHADPHPGNISVEDSDKARLILYDFGMVGRLDNETRLRLIRLYLGLLDKDPERTVNVLIELGTLEPTVNRYIVEKGIALSIQTMYGRQVDKMEVKALMDLANKTMSRFPFRLPKNLALYMRMASILEGIYQHHKVKFQFVKVLGNLLEEEGLVRDAYIEEVKVSARRIAKGIEASATVGPLLKSYLENQPMFGTEKRQQSSSPMLPASILASALFVGSAFMLAQNPAFSYAGFAAAAAAIIVGTIKGKRIR; the protein is encoded by the coding sequence ATGCCGCAAAGAAGGTCAAGTGAGATGGCAGGTCAAGGGCGCGAGATTGCGGCAGCACCATCGTCATCGTCATCATCCGTTCAAGACGTTGTACCAGTTTACTCCAGGCCGTCGAGGCTGCGCGTTGTACGGGTCATTCTAAAGCTTTTGCCAGTCGCACTTGCGCTCAGGCGAGACAGGCGCGAATGGGTCAGAAAGGAGGGAAAGGGCGTTGACGAGGCCAAGTACAGGCGCCACGCCGAAAAGGCGCTTTCCACGTTTATCTCGCTTGGGCCATCGTACATAAAGCTGGGTCAGTGGCTTTCCTCGAGGGCAGACATTCTTCCCCAGCCGTACCTGGAGGTTCTTGCCAGACTACAGGACGACGTCCCGCCGGCCCCGTTTTCTGAGATAAAGCCAATAATCGAAGGGGAGCTTGGCAGGATAGAAGACGTGTTTGAAGAGTTTGACTCCATCGCCAAATCGGGGGCAAGCCTTGGGCAGGTCTATCTTGCCAAGCATCACGGCGGGCAGGTCATTGTCAAGGTCGGCAGGCCAAACATAGAGCGCATCATCGCAGACGACGTGTACGTCCTCCAAAAGATACTGCCTCTAGCCACGCGCTTTATCGACCCGAACCTGCGCTTTTCTGCAGAAGGCATGCTTGCGCAGTTTATCGAAACAATCCATGAAGAGATGGACTACAGGATAGAGGCAGAGAACCTTGCCACGATAAAGCGCAACCTGGCTGGCGACTCGATGGTGAGAATACCCGACGTCTTTTTGGACAGGACGTCAAGGCACGTGTTGACTATGGAGTACGTGCCCGGGATAAAGATAACAGACATTGCCGCACTTGACGCGCGAGGCATTGACAGAGCAAAGCTGGTCATCAACATACACCACCTGTTCTTCAAGATGCTCCTGCGCCACAGCGTGTTTCACGCCGACCCGCACCCCGGCAACATCTCCGTGGAAGACAGCGACAAGGCAAGGCTCATCCTGTACGACTTTGGGATGGTCGGCAGGCTGGACAACGAGACGCGGCTTAGGCTCATCAGGCTGTACCTCGGCCTTTTGGACAAGGACCCCGAGCGCACCGTAAACGTGCTCATAGAGCTTGGCACGCTAGAGCCGACCGTCAACCGCTACATCGTCGAAAAAGGGATCGCACTTTCCATCCAGACCATGTACGGCAGGCAGGTGGACAAGATGGAAGTGAAGGCATTAATGGACCTTGCCAACAAGACGATGAGCCGCTTTCCATTCCGGCTTCCAAAGAACCTGGCGCTGTATATGCGCATGGCCTCGATACTTGAAGGTATCTACCAGCACCACAAGGTCAAGTTCCAGTTTGTAAAGGTGCTTGGCAACCTGCTTGAGGAAGAGGGCCTCGTAAGGGACGCGTACATTGAAGAAGTCAAGGTCTCGGCAAGGCGCATAGCAAAGGGCATCGAGGCGTCTGCAACCGTGGGGCCCCTGCTAAAGTCGTACCTGGAGAATCAGCCCATGTTTGGGACCGAAAAGAGGCAGCAGTCTTCCAGTCCGATGCTTCCTGCAAGCATACTTGCTTCTGCGCTCTTTGTCGGGTCGGCCTTTATGCTTGCGCAAAACCCGGCGTTTTCGTACGCCGGCTTTGCAGCAGCCGCCGCAGCAATCATTGTCGGCACAATAAAAGGAAAAAGGATCAGGTGA
- a CDS encoding NUDIX hydrolase has protein sequence MPDIIRVIASRRVYAGAISLRKDKFSVNGGRVVEKEIVEHQPSVGIIAAVDNDSIILVSQYRRAPDRTLLEIPAGKIEQGETPRQAAVREMDEEIGYTGKLKPFLKWYLAPGYDTELMHLFVATDLKKIDNTRRATMDDDEDIVAKKVKLAAAVKKCLNGEIQDAKTIAAIMAYASFLKPL, from the coding sequence TTGCCAGACATCATCAGGGTTATTGCAAGCAGGCGCGTCTACGCGGGCGCCATATCGCTTCGCAAGGACAAGTTCTCGGTAAACGGCGGGAGGGTGGTCGAAAAAGAGATAGTCGAGCACCAGCCGTCGGTGGGCATCATCGCCGCCGTTGACAATGACAGCATCATCCTTGTAAGCCAGTACCGGCGCGCCCCGGACAGGACGCTGCTAGAGATACCTGCCGGCAAGATAGAGCAAGGCGAGACTCCAAGGCAGGCCGCCGTCCGGGAGATGGACGAAGAGATAGGCTATACGGGAAAATTGAAGCCCTTTCTCAAATGGTATCTTGCACCCGGCTACGATACCGAGCTCATGCACCTGTTTGTCGCCACGGACCTGAAAAAAATTGACAATACTAGACGCGCAACAATGGACGACGACGAGGACATTGTCGCAAAAAAAGTCAAGCTAGCGGCCGCCGTGAAAAAGTGCCTCAACGGCGAGATACAAGACGCCAAGACAATAGCCGCCATCATGGCGTACGCTTCTTTCTTAAAGCCACTCTGA
- a CDS encoding phosphosulfolactate synthase yields the protein MTLNAQYATDNLEICAESAYIAYSNMLDGLAKNRLDAKKPRKEGLTCTIDKFQGLDRENFATIAPFVDVVKVYGALPMLVSDESLRKKIEYYHGFDIKVSTGSTITEFAVVESSLERFAREAAKVGFDMVEIGESSIDLSIAQKKKITEAVKAAGLEYQWKVGKKDPRHQLGIDDTLKKIDEAVKLDSKKVVIEANEGYNVGIYDEKGLVKWSFVGAMTNEYPPSTFIFEAPLESQQSALMAEFGQRVNLAEVHPEAIASVESQRRGFLAKSAFGVSYIRKDPEGGPASKFIYYIIRTKHPVEQGELISLSHLPRRTVQAAVDDLKRQGLIIERSSLEDARKKVYQPVQSEWL from the coding sequence TTGACGTTAAATGCGCAATACGCGACTGACAACCTAGAAATATGTGCAGAATCTGCATATATCGCATATAGCAACATGCTCGACGGCCTTGCCAAGAACAGGTTGGACGCAAAAAAGCCCCGCAAGGAGGGCCTGACGTGCACCATCGACAAGTTCCAGGGGCTTGACAGGGAAAACTTTGCCACAATAGCGCCCTTTGTAGACGTAGTCAAGGTGTACGGCGCGCTCCCAATGCTGGTCTCTGACGAGAGCCTGAGAAAAAAGATCGAGTACTATCACGGCTTTGACATCAAGGTCTCGACGGGGAGCACTATAACCGAATTTGCCGTGGTCGAGAGCTCGCTAGAGAGGTTTGCAAGGGAGGCTGCAAAGGTCGGCTTTGACATGGTCGAGATAGGAGAAAGCAGCATCGACCTGTCAATAGCACAAAAGAAAAAGATAACAGAGGCAGTCAAGGCGGCGGGGCTTGAATACCAGTGGAAGGTGGGCAAGAAGGACCCAAGGCACCAGCTTGGGATCGACGACACCTTGAAAAAGATCGACGAGGCGGTAAAGCTGGACTCTAAAAAGGTAGTCATCGAGGCAAATGAGGGCTACAACGTCGGCATATACGACGAAAAGGGCCTCGTAAAGTGGAGCTTTGTTGGCGCAATGACAAACGAGTACCCGCCAAGCACGTTCATCTTTGAGGCGCCGCTTGAATCCCAGCAGTCGGCGCTGATGGCAGAGTTTGGCCAGCGCGTCAACCTTGCAGAGGTCCACCCGGAGGCAATAGCGTCAGTCGAGTCGCAGAGGCGTGGCTTTTTGGCAAAATCCGCGTTTGGCGTCTCGTATATACGCAAGGACCCCGAGGGCGGGCCGGCGTCCAAGTTCATCTACTACATAATAAGGACCAAGCACCCGGTGGAGCAGGGCGAGCTCATCAGCCTGAGCCACCTGCCGAGAAGGACGGTGCAGGCGGCAGTCGACGACCTAAAGAGGCAGGGCCTGATAATAGAGCGCAGCAGCCTAGAAGACGCAAGGAAAAAGGTGTACCAGCCGGTCCAGTCAGAGTGGCTTTAA
- a CDS encoding ABC transporter substrate-binding protein, producing the protein MDFRLKLGIAAALVAFVIGTSVALNDQPLARYSGASGPSDVLRLGYFPNVNHAQAVIGVGNGDYQKALGNIQLETQVFTSGPSAIDGFFGNRIDCSYVGPNPAVNGYLRSEGSLKVVSGVSSGGTVFVVRNDAGIDSPADFAGKKLASPQVGNTQDVALRNYLKEHGYEVKREGGNPEIRQVKPADMLTLMAKKELDGAWVAEPWGARLVREAGARVFVNEQDLWQDGKFATSLLVCKADYIKSNPETVKRLIEAHVSETQWINSHKEEAIKSFNTAVSKILGSGFNEDDLRTSLTRMEFTYDPLEETVQKAADDAYALGLLDKKPGLSGMFDLQILNGVLQERGLATIG; encoded by the coding sequence GTGGACTTTAGGCTCAAGCTGGGCATAGCCGCGGCCCTCGTCGCTTTTGTCATCGGGACTTCCGTGGCGCTCAACGACCAGCCCCTTGCCAGGTACAGCGGGGCATCCGGCCCTTCTGACGTGCTGAGGCTTGGCTACTTTCCAAACGTCAACCACGCACAGGCAGTCATAGGGGTTGGAAACGGCGACTACCAAAAAGCCCTCGGCAACATACAGCTTGAGACGCAGGTATTCACTTCAGGCCCCTCAGCTATTGATGGATTCTTTGGCAACCGGATCGATTGTTCATACGTGGGACCAAACCCTGCCGTCAACGGCTACCTGAGATCTGAAGGCTCGCTCAAAGTCGTATCAGGCGTGTCAAGCGGTGGCACAGTGTTTGTAGTCCGAAACGATGCCGGCATCGACTCGCCGGCTGACTTTGCAGGCAAGAAACTCGCATCGCCACAGGTCGGGAACACCCAAGACGTAGCCCTCCGGAATTACCTTAAAGAACATGGCTATGAGGTCAAGCGCGAAGGCGGCAATCCTGAGATACGACAGGTCAAGCCGGCAGACATGTTGACGCTGATGGCCAAAAAAGAGCTGGATGGCGCGTGGGTAGCCGAGCCGTGGGGCGCAAGGCTTGTTCGAGAGGCAGGTGCCAGAGTTTTTGTAAACGAGCAGGACCTCTGGCAGGACGGCAAGTTTGCGACATCGCTTTTGGTCTGCAAGGCCGACTATATCAAGAGCAATCCCGAGACTGTCAAGAGGTTAATTGAAGCGCACGTCAGCGAGACCCAATGGATAAACAGCCACAAGGAAGAGGCAATCAAGTCGTTTAATACCGCTGTTTCCAAGATACTTGGCTCAGGATTCAATGAGGATGATTTGCGCACCTCGCTGACAAGGATGGAGTTTACCTACGACCCGCTTGAAGAGACTGTGCAAAAAGCGGCCGACGACGCATACGCTCTTGGCCTGCTTGACAAAAAACCCGGCCTTTCAGGCATGTTCGACCTGCAGATCCTAAATGGCGTTCTGCAGGAAAGGGGACTTGCAACTATAGGGTGA
- a CDS encoding ABC transporter permease, translating to MMQQQQKTTEARRKNGNTTINDLASIALFLAAFGAAWQVVYLAGLFPAYSLPSPISVAKSFADLASEGSLGTGIAVTMGRLAAGFAISVAIGGTVGLAMVRFKDFGKTMSSFSVGLQSFPSIAWVPFSILLIGYNDFGILFVMVISSVFSVMMSTYSGIRNIPPIYVRAARNMGADGFVLFRHVMLPAATPTLIIGLRQAWSFAWHALVGAEILISLVGLGHILSVGRELNNMGWIMATMIVIFVIGMVVDRIVFFKLEERIRSRWGLNQHAD from the coding sequence ATGATGCAACAACAGCAAAAAACGACAGAAGCGCGCAGGAAAAACGGGAACACAACTATAAACGACCTTGCTAGCATCGCGCTCTTTCTTGCGGCGTTTGGGGCCGCGTGGCAGGTGGTCTACCTTGCAGGGCTCTTTCCTGCCTATTCGCTTCCCTCGCCTATATCTGTTGCAAAGTCATTTGCAGACCTTGCCTCCGAAGGGTCGCTTGGCACTGGCATCGCGGTGACGATGGGAAGGCTTGCCGCCGGCTTTGCAATCTCTGTAGCCATCGGTGGCACCGTGGGCCTTGCGATGGTGCGCTTTAAGGACTTTGGCAAGACCATGAGCTCCTTTTCGGTCGGCCTTCAGTCGTTTCCAAGCATAGCGTGGGTGCCGTTTTCTATACTGCTCATCGGCTATAACGACTTTGGCATTTTGTTTGTCATGGTGATAAGCTCTGTGTTTTCAGTGATGATGTCTACCTACAGCGGCATACGCAACATACCGCCCATCTACGTGCGCGCCGCGCGCAACATGGGCGCAGACGGCTTTGTGCTGTTCCGCCACGTCATGCTTCCTGCAGCGACTCCTACCCTGATAATCGGGCTCCGCCAGGCGTGGTCGTTTGCGTGGCACGCGCTTGTGGGCGCAGAAATACTCATCTCGCTTGTGGGTCTTGGGCACATCCTGAGCGTCGGAAGGGAGCTTAACAACATGGGATGGATAATGGCAACTATGATAGTGATATTTGTCATCGGCATGGTAGTCGACAGAATAGTCTTTTTCAAGCTCGAAGAGCGCATCCGCTCAAGGTGGGGCCTCAACCAGCACGCCGACTAG
- a CDS encoding 4a-hydroxytetrahydrobiopterin dehydratase has translation MHDEDYRELSKQELDKALEKMPGWKIADGKLRRSFEFGDFAEAFAFMTRVAIEAEKLNHHPEWSNVYNHVTINLVTHDIGNKVSNYDVILAQKISEIHKD, from the coding sequence ATGCATGATGAAGATTACCGCGAGCTTTCAAAGCAAGAGCTTGACAAGGCGCTTGAAAAGATGCCCGGCTGGAAGATAGCCGACGGCAAATTGCGCAGGTCGTTTGAGTTTGGCGACTTTGCGGAGGCGTTTGCGTTTATGACCCGCGTTGCGATAGAGGCGGAAAAACTGAACCACCACCCCGAGTGGTCAAACGTCTACAACCACGTCACCATCAACCTTGTGACGCACGACATCGGCAACAAGGTAAGCAACTACGACGTGATCCTTGCGCAAAAGATAAGCGAGATCCACAAGGACTAG
- a CDS encoding tautomerase family protein, which translates to MPVIQITMSQGRTVEQKRELVKVLTRETARILNAKEDGVRVLIYEVSKENWGNAGVLGLDM; encoded by the coding sequence ATGCCAGTAATTCAGATAACCATGAGCCAGGGCCGGACAGTAGAGCAAAAGCGCGAGCTTGTAAAGGTGCTGACGCGGGAAACTGCGCGCATATTGAACGCAAAGGAAGACGGCGTGCGCGTCCTCATCTATGAGGTGTCAAAGGAGAACTGGGGCAACGCCGGCGTGCTTGGACTTGACATGTGA